The following are encoded in a window of uncultured Ilyobacter sp. genomic DNA:
- a CDS encoding 16S rRNA (uracil(1498)-N(3))-methyltransferase, with translation MISVFVEKENISENIVEITEKADVNHLKNVFRMKEGDKLRVVDGEYEYFCTVVTVEKKEIIAEINEKNSDEYSSARKIDAALGILKNDKMDLVIQKLTEIGVNKIIPTITKRTIVKLKDKKDKWDTVSKEALKQCQGVKLVEISEPVKLSEIDYSQYDLVLLPYECAENTRIKDVLEKTVKTPEKILYLIGPEGGFSEDEVAYLQENNAEVITLGKRILRAETAAIVVGGILINDLE, from the coding sequence GTAGAAATAACAGAAAAGGCCGATGTAAACCATCTTAAGAATGTTTTTAGGATGAAGGAAGGCGATAAACTCAGAGTTGTAGATGGAGAGTATGAATATTTTTGCACTGTGGTCACAGTAGAAAAAAAAGAGATCATAGCTGAAATAAATGAAAAAAACAGTGATGAGTATTCTTCTGCTAGAAAGATAGATGCAGCCTTAGGAATTTTAAAAAATGACAAGATGGATCTAGTAATACAAAAGCTCACTGAAATAGGTGTAAATAAAATAATACCTACAATAACTAAGAGAACCATAGTAAAGCTTAAAGACAAGAAGGATAAGTGGGATACCGTTTCTAAAGAAGCATTGAAACAGTGTCAAGGAGTGAAGTTAGTGGAGATAAGTGAACCTGTAAAACTTTCGGAGATAGATTATTCTCAGTACGACCTGGTGCTTCTACCTTATGAATGTGCTGAAAATACGAGAATAAAGGATGTCCTGGAAAAAACTGTGAAAACTCCAGAGAAAATTTTATACCTTATAGGTCCCGAGGGTGGATTCTCAGAGGATGAGGTGGCCTATCTTCAAGAAAATAATGCAGAGGTAATTACCCTTGGAAAAAGAATCCTTAGGGCGGAAACAGCGGCAATTGTAGTAGGAGGAATTTTGATCAATGATCTCGAATAA
- the mtaB gene encoding tRNA (N(6)-L-threonylcarbamoyladenosine(37)-C(2))-methylthiotransferase MtaB, which translates to MISNKKAAFCTLGCKVNQYETESIKKQLLDLGYNEVNFDDKADVYIVNSCTVTTIADRKTRNMLRRAKKNNPNSLVIATGCYAQTNAEDLEAIEEIDYVIGNSDKSGIIDLINNIDSEKTSERVIHKNIFDAKEYEELEFSTLREMSRAYIKIQDGCNNFCSYCKIPFARGRSRSRKLESILKEAEVLANECFKEIIIIGINLGAYGEDIPGNGDFETLLDKISMIKGIERIRIGSMYPDKISDRFIELMKNNEKLMPHLHISLQSCDDEILKAMNRNYDSHLIKERLLKLKKNVKNIEYTADVIVGFPGEYEINFENTASVIKEIGFSDLHIFQYSDRENTAASKLSNKIDSRTKKTRAAKLEKLKEEMQSSLMVKYMGETMEILVEESKNGNTYGYSKNYIKVEIVDYIGKVNELVEVLISGVENGRLKGGKKIK; encoded by the coding sequence ATGATCTCGAATAAAAAAGCAGCGTTTTGTACTCTTGGATGCAAGGTTAATCAGTATGAAACTGAAAGTATAAAAAAACAGTTGTTAGACCTAGGTTACAATGAGGTTAATTTTGATGACAAGGCAGATGTCTACATAGTCAACTCCTGTACTGTGACAACCATAGCAGACAGAAAAACCAGAAATATGTTGAGAAGGGCAAAAAAAAACAATCCAAATTCTCTAGTGATAGCAACAGGATGTTATGCACAGACTAATGCAGAGGACTTAGAGGCAATAGAAGAGATAGACTACGTAATCGGAAACAGCGATAAAAGTGGGATAATAGATCTTATAAATAATATAGATTCTGAAAAAACTTCAGAGCGTGTGATACATAAGAATATTTTTGATGCCAAAGAATATGAAGAACTTGAATTTTCAACCCTCAGAGAGATGTCAAGGGCATACATAAAGATACAGGATGGATGCAACAACTTTTGTTCTTACTGCAAAATACCCTTTGCAAGAGGGAGAAGCAGATCTAGAAAACTAGAAAGTATACTTAAAGAGGCTGAGGTTCTCGCCAATGAGTGCTTTAAAGAAATTATAATAATAGGGATAAATTTGGGAGCCTACGGGGAAGATATTCCTGGAAACGGAGACTTTGAAACCCTTCTAGATAAAATATCTATGATAAAAGGGATAGAGAGAATCAGGATAGGTTCTATGTATCCAGATAAAATAAGTGACAGATTTATAGAGCTCATGAAAAACAATGAAAAGCTAATGCCGCATCTTCATATTTCACTTCAGTCATGTGATGATGAGATTCTGAAGGCTATGAATAGAAATTATGATAGTCATCTAATAAAAGAGAGGCTTCTAAAGTTGAAAAAAAATGTGAAAAACATAGAGTATACAGCAGATGTTATAGTAGGATTTCCAGGGGAGTATGAGATAAATTTTGAAAACACTGCTTCTGTAATAAAAGAGATCGGATTTTCAGATCTTCATATATTCCAGTATTCCGACAGGGAAAATACTGCTGCTAGTAAACTTTCTAACAAGATAGATTCAAGAACCAAAAAAACAAGAGCCGCAAAATTGGAGAAGCTGAAAGAAGAGATGCAAAGCTCACTTATGGTGAAATATATGGGTGAGACTATGGAGATATTAGTAGAAGAGTCTAAGAATGGGAATACATATGGATATAGCAAAAACTATATAAAAGTCGAAATAGTAGATTACATAGGCAAAGTAAATGAACTGGTTGAAGTCTTAATATCTGGTGTAGAAAATGGGAGGCTAAAAGGTGGCAAGAAGATCAAATAA
- a CDS encoding LytR C-terminal domain-containing protein yields the protein MARRSNKNKVKFLFFICSVILILTVTLLINVGKRNDKEFQEWDKYIIIGKENTFVVYGEKLSLKIPFEISISKSETLGDIVKTKNYEEVVRRLNEILPEKVENFKVVKRKEIDVNTKHMKNIPEISMGDNRYVLTSSLNSMFLELYYEVTGGGEIQNAIVDILNANGRSGYARQAGEKLKDAFSVKYNSANYESHEQYSYVMNKDLPEDKLKEMILELDEKYFRIKEEGSLPTLANVVFVLGKEQEGLLEIDVFGDSKGTEEAVSKLKKIGYKNVEANKDSSKAEESFIEYNGQDYYTGYKLSQKLGIKNMVENKELKNKINIFIK from the coding sequence GTGGCAAGAAGATCAAATAAAAATAAGGTTAAATTTTTATTCTTTATCTGTTCTGTAATTTTGATTTTAACAGTAACACTCCTCATAAATGTAGGGAAAAGAAACGATAAGGAATTTCAAGAGTGGGATAAATATATAATAATAGGTAAGGAAAACACCTTTGTGGTATATGGGGAGAAACTTTCTCTTAAAATCCCTTTTGAAATCAGTATAAGTAAAAGCGAGACATTAGGGGATATTGTAAAAACTAAAAATTATGAAGAGGTTGTAAGAAGACTAAATGAGATACTTCCTGAAAAGGTAGAAAACTTCAAAGTAGTAAAAAGAAAAGAGATAGATGTGAATACAAAACATATGAAAAACATTCCAGAGATATCAATGGGAGACAATAGATATGTACTGACATCAAGCCTTAACTCAATGTTTCTAGAGCTTTATTATGAAGTTACAGGAGGCGGAGAGATACAGAATGCTATTGTTGATATATTAAACGCCAATGGAAGAAGTGGTTATGCAAGACAAGCAGGGGAAAAGCTGAAAGATGCTTTTTCTGTGAAATATAATAGTGCCAACTATGAATCTCATGAGCAGTACAGCTATGTTATGAATAAAGACCTTCCTGAGGATAAACTCAAAGAGATGATACTAGAACTAGATGAAAAATACTTTAGAATAAAGGAAGAGGGAAGTCTTCCAACTCTTGCTAATGTGGTATTCGTACTTGGTAAAGAGCAAGAGGGACTTCTTGAGATAGATGTATTCGGAGATTCAAAAGGAACAGAAGAGGCTGTATCAAAACTAAAAAAAATAGGTTATAAAAATGTAGAAGCCAACAAGGATTCATCTAAGGCTGAAGAGAGTTTTATAGAATATAACGGCCAAGACTATTATACAGGTTATAAACTTTCTCAAAAGCTAGGGATAAAAAACATGGTTGAAAATAAAGAGCTGAAAAACAAAATAAATATTTTCATAAAATAA
- the rsfS gene encoding ribosome silencing factor — MTGKLQTVVDAIESKKGKDILVLDFQGKSSLCDYAVICTGSSNRNIQAITDEVDKKIRELGEIRLGIEGYDESKWVLVDLDDIVVHIMDEESRDFYKLEILWNEAKEIIKR; from the coding sequence ATGACCGGGAAGTTACAAACAGTAGTTGATGCAATAGAAAGTAAAAAAGGAAAGGACATCCTAGTACTTGATTTCCAGGGAAAAAGTTCACTGTGTGACTACGCTGTCATATGCACAGGAAGCTCTAACAGAAACATACAGGCAATAACTGATGAAGTGGATAAAAAAATCAGAGAGTTAGGGGAGATTCGACTAGGTATAGAAGGATACGATGAATCTAAATGGGTTCTTGTAGACCTAGATGACATAGTAGTCCATATAATGGATGAAGAGAGCAGAGATTTCTATAAACTTGAAATTCTCTGGAATGAAGCTAAGGAGATAATAAAGAGATAA
- the mrdA gene encoding penicillin-binding protein 2 — translation MRKKKSFEVRLGKDNNSRCNIFQIFVVVIFALLGFRLFYLQIIKGEKYKNLSEKNRVKLKRIEAPRGKIFDSKGELLVTNEAGYRLVYLKERKFDDEIVKEISDLTGYEQEYIEKRIKYGEIFPYTRENILLEDLDEKEAHRIMERLSDYPYLQVQTYSKRRYVYDTLASHVLGYVKKISAAEYEKLKEFGYTQRDIIGKNGVEKEYDLQLQGKAGYEYIEVNALNRIVKKLKTREAEQGKDIYLTIDMELQKHMEEYFKTNNLQGSAIAINPKNGEILTMVSYPTYSLNMFSSRISPEEWNKLTKDKRKPLSDRAVTGEYPPGSIFKIITAIALLENGLNPNETIYDPGYYQLGKWKWKSWKPGGHGVVNLRKAMVESVNTYFYKLGDEMGYEPIVKTASEFGIGKKTEVDVPGEKPGRLPNESWKRKYVKEGWYRGDTINLSIGQGYLTMTPIQAALAYCILANKGYAYKPHVANYFQSLDNREYTLRDKNIEIDVPRKYFDTLNEDLIATVEQDNGTAKALRTQGIKVAAKTGSAQNSQHKNTHAWVAGYFPADNPEVVFVVFAEGAGGGGTIAGPAAKSMVDKYLELKGKE, via the coding sequence ATGAGGAAAAAAAAAAGTTTTGAAGTGAGACTTGGAAAAGATAATAACAGCAGATGCAATATATTTCAAATATTTGTTGTTGTGATATTTGCACTTCTCGGATTTAGACTCTTTTATCTTCAGATCATAAAGGGAGAAAAGTATAAAAATCTTTCTGAGAAAAACAGAGTTAAATTAAAAAGAATTGAAGCTCCGCGAGGCAAGATATTTGATTCTAAAGGTGAGCTTCTTGTTACTAATGAGGCAGGGTACAGACTTGTCTATCTAAAAGAAAGAAAATTTGATGATGAGATAGTAAAGGAAATATCTGATCTTACAGGTTATGAACAAGAATATATAGAAAAAAGAATAAAATATGGGGAAATTTTTCCATATACAAGGGAAAATATACTCTTAGAAGATCTAGATGAAAAAGAAGCTCATAGAATAATGGAAAGACTTTCTGACTACCCCTACTTGCAGGTACAGACATATTCTAAGAGAAGGTATGTATATGACACTCTGGCTTCTCACGTCCTGGGATACGTAAAAAAAATATCGGCAGCAGAATACGAAAAACTAAAGGAATTTGGTTATACTCAAAGAGATATCATAGGTAAAAACGGTGTGGAAAAGGAGTATGATCTGCAGCTTCAAGGCAAGGCTGGATATGAATATATAGAGGTGAACGCCTTAAACAGAATTGTAAAAAAACTTAAAACCAGGGAAGCTGAACAAGGAAAGGATATTTATCTGACGATAGATATGGAGCTCCAAAAACATATGGAGGAATATTTTAAAACCAACAATTTACAGGGGTCTGCAATAGCTATAAACCCAAAAAATGGAGAAATTCTGACTATGGTAAGTTACCCAACATATTCGCTGAATATGTTCAGTTCTAGAATTTCACCTGAAGAATGGAATAAACTTACAAAAGATAAAAGAAAACCCCTAAGTGACAGAGCAGTAACAGGTGAATATCCTCCGGGATCTATATTTAAAATAATAACTGCTATAGCCCTTCTTGAAAATGGTCTAAATCCAAATGAAACCATATACGATCCTGGATATTACCAATTGGGGAAGTGGAAGTGGAAATCTTGGAAGCCTGGAGGTCATGGAGTTGTAAACTTGAGAAAGGCCATGGTAGAATCTGTAAATACTTATTTTTATAAGCTCGGTGATGAGATGGGTTATGAGCCTATAGTTAAAACGGCGTCGGAGTTTGGAATAGGTAAGAAAACAGAGGTGGATGTTCCCGGAGAAAAACCTGGAAGACTTCCAAATGAATCTTGGAAGAGAAAGTATGTGAAAGAGGGATGGTATAGAGGGGATACAATAAATCTCTCTATAGGTCAGGGATACTTAACTATGACCCCGATTCAGGCAGCATTGGCATATTGCATCTTGGCAAACAAGGGATATGCCTATAAACCCCATGTGGCAAATTATTTTCAAAGTTTAGATAACAGGGAATATACTCTGAGAGATAAAAATATAGAAATTGACGTTCCACGAAAATATTTTGATACATTAAATGAAGATCTGATAGCAACAGTGGAACAAGACAACGGTACTGCAAAAGCCCTCAGAACTCAAGGTATAAAAGTCGCAGCAAAGACAGGATCAGCGCAGAATTCTCAGCATAAAAATACCCATGCATGGGTAGCAGGATATTTTCCAGCTGACAATCCTGAGGTTGTGTTTGTGGTATTTGCAGAAGGAGCAGGAGGAGGCGGAACTATAGCCGGTCCTGCTGCAAAATCCATGGTGGACAAGTATCTTGAATTAAAAGGAAAAGAGTAG
- a CDS encoding ribonuclease J: MSIKNQQKEVHARGPVVRKEKKIDIKKVSVEDDLADKVVNNSDVVKAKKEEKMYVIPLGGLDEVGKNMTLVQYRDEIIILDAGLTFPDDELLGIDLVIPDFSYIESNKNKIKGLFITHGHEDHIGGIPYLYNKIDKSVPMYGGKLTLALAKSKFDNPGFSKVLPKMKEVKGRSKIKVGKYFTVEFIKVTHSIADAYALAVTTPAGVIVHTGDFKIDLTPVDGVGVDFSRLAQLGDQGVDLLLSDSTNSEVEGFTPSEKSVGEAFRQEFEKAKGRIIAASFASHIHRLQQIIDVAHQFGRKIAIDGRSMVRVFEIASNLGYLKIPDGLMVSLYDVGKLKEDKVVILCTGTQGEPLAALSRIAKNMHKHIKLRKGDTVIISATPIPGNERAVYNNINNLLKHDAEVVFRKIAGIHVSGHASKDEQKLMLNLIKPSHFMPVHGEYKMLKAHKETAIETGVGEDKILIAVNGSKIEVTKSYAKIAGKVSAGAILVDGLGVGDIGNIVLRDRQQLGQDGVVIVVLTISKETGMILAGPDIVTRGFVYSRESEKMINEAALCIKEKLKSYEEKKITEWAALKTVTKDVASKYFYDKIQRNPVILPIIMEV, encoded by the coding sequence ATGAGCATAAAAAATCAACAAAAGGAGGTCCATGCGAGAGGACCTGTCGTACGTAAAGAAAAAAAGATAGATATAAAAAAAGTCAGTGTAGAAGATGATCTTGCAGATAAAGTTGTGAATAATTCTGACGTGGTAAAAGCAAAAAAAGAGGAAAAAATGTACGTAATTCCTTTAGGTGGACTAGATGAAGTAGGTAAGAATATGACGCTGGTTCAGTACAGAGATGAAATAATCATATTAGATGCTGGACTAACATTTCCAGATGATGAACTTCTTGGAATAGATCTTGTAATTCCTGATTTTTCATATATAGAAAGTAATAAAAATAAGATAAAGGGGTTATTTATAACTCATGGCCATGAGGATCATATAGGTGGAATCCCGTATTTGTATAATAAAATAGATAAATCAGTTCCTATGTATGGTGGAAAACTTACTTTAGCCCTGGCAAAGTCAAAATTTGACAATCCAGGATTTTCAAAGGTTCTCCCAAAAATGAAAGAGGTAAAAGGAAGAAGCAAAATAAAGGTAGGTAAATATTTTACAGTTGAATTTATAAAGGTAACTCACTCAATAGCTGATGCCTATGCCCTTGCAGTAACAACACCTGCGGGAGTCATAGTTCACACTGGAGATTTTAAAATAGATCTTACACCAGTGGATGGTGTTGGTGTGGATTTTTCTAGGCTTGCACAGCTTGGGGATCAAGGAGTGGATCTTCTGCTATCTGATTCAACAAACTCTGAAGTAGAGGGGTTTACGCCATCTGAGAAAAGTGTAGGAGAAGCCTTCAGACAGGAGTTTGAAAAGGCTAAGGGAAGGATAATCGCAGCTTCCTTTGCTTCTCATATACACAGGCTTCAACAGATAATAGATGTCGCTCATCAGTTTGGAAGAAAAATAGCTATAGACGGAAGAAGTATGGTGAGAGTTTTTGAAATAGCATCTAATCTAGGGTATCTTAAAATACCTGATGGTCTGATGGTATCTCTCTATGATGTAGGGAAACTAAAAGAGGATAAGGTAGTAATACTTTGTACAGGTACCCAGGGAGAGCCACTAGCAGCTCTGTCTAGAATAGCTAAAAATATGCATAAGCATATAAAGCTCAGAAAGGGAGATACTGTAATAATATCTGCAACTCCAATACCTGGAAATGAAAGAGCAGTATATAATAATATAAATAATTTACTGAAACATGATGCAGAAGTAGTGTTCAGAAAAATAGCAGGAATACACGTATCGGGACATGCTAGTAAAGATGAGCAGAAGCTAATGTTAAACCTAATAAAACCAAGTCACTTTATGCCTGTACACGGCGAATATAAAATGCTTAAGGCGCATAAAGAAACAGCAATAGAGACTGGAGTCGGTGAGGATAAGATACTCATCGCTGTAAATGGAAGCAAAATAGAGGTCACTAAATCTTATGCTAAAATAGCAGGGAAGGTAAGTGCTGGCGCTATTCTTGTAGACGGACTTGGAGTGGGGGATATAGGGAATATAGTTCTCCGTGACAGACAGCAATTAGGACAAGATGGTGTGGTAATAGTTGTGCTTACTATATCTAAAGAAACAGGAATGATACTAGCAGGACCTGATATAGTTACTAGAGGTTTTGTATATTCTAGAGAATCTGAAAAGATGATAAATGAAGCGGCATTATGCATAAAAGAAAAACTGAAGTCATACGAAGAAAAGAAGATTACAGAATGGGCAGCTTTAAAAACTGTTACAAAAGATGTAGCATCTAAGTATTTTTATGATAAAATTCAGAGAAACCCGGTTATTTTACCGATAATAATGGAAGTATAG
- the yhbY gene encoding ribosome assembly RNA-binding protein YhbY, producing MKLNSKQRDFLRKEAHDLDPIVRIGKDGMSDNLVESFLQAIESRELIKVKILQNSEVDKKEVAFELAEKTGSELVGIIGKTLIFYKENKEHPVVSEVMKKI from the coding sequence ATGAAACTTAACAGTAAACAAAGAGATTTTTTGAGAAAAGAGGCCCACGACCTAGATCCTATCGTGAGAATAGGTAAAGACGGTATGTCTGATAATCTTGTAGAGAGTTTTCTTCAGGCAATAGAGTCAAGGGAGCTAATCAAGGTAAAGATCCTACAGAATTCTGAAGTGGATAAAAAAGAGGTCGCATTTGAACTTGCAGAAAAGACAGGATCTGAACTTGTGGGAATAATAGGTAAGACACTCATATTTTATAAGGAAAATAAAGAGCATCCTGTTGTTTCGGAGGTAATGAAAAAAATCTAA
- a CDS encoding divergent PAP2 family protein: MKPGIIFGNRIIDVVFIAWFIAQFYKVISAIIFDKKLDIKRFWGTGGMPSSHSSTVTSLATSIAIVEGVSSSYFAIAVIFSGIVMYDAAGIRRAAGKQAGVLNKIVERLTQKIEERIHDENLKELLGHTPFEVLIGALLGIIVGLLMKKYLLA; the protein is encoded by the coding sequence ATGAAACCAGGGATAATTTTTGGGAATAGGATAATCGATGTTGTATTCATTGCATGGTTTATAGCCCAATTTTACAAGGTAATAAGTGCCATAATCTTTGATAAAAAATTAGATATTAAGAGGTTTTGGGGAACTGGCGGAATGCCAAGTTCCCATTCATCCACTGTGACCTCTTTAGCTACATCCATAGCTATAGTTGAAGGGGTTTCTAGCAGTTATTTTGCAATAGCAGTTATATTTTCGGGGATAGTCATGTATGATGCAGCAGGGATAAGAAGAGCTGCAGGTAAGCAGGCAGGTGTCCTGAATAAAATAGTGGAAAGACTCACTCAGAAAATAGAGGAAAGAATACATGACGAAAATCTCAAAGAATTGCTTGGCCACACTCCATTTGAAGTCTTGATAGGTGCTCTTCTAGGGATTATAGTAGGGCTTCTGATGAAAAAATATCTGCTCGCCTAA
- the dxs gene encoding 1-deoxy-D-xylulose-5-phosphate synthase has protein sequence MNIKNMNVNEIEKLAQDIREQLIDVVSKNGGHLAPNLGVVELTLALHKVFDSPNDKILFDVGHQSYVHKIVTGRDEKFYTLRKKGGISPFLSPEESEHDAFISGHAGSGLSAASGIAAANPNSKVIAVIGDASIANGTSLEALNDIGGRFKNIIILLNDNEMSIGENVGSLSRFFSKLLVSKTYMNIKDEMRTLIRKVKIGNRVGGVLKRAEHSVKQFFAPMSICEDLGFKFLGVIDGHNSEELIETFEKAKVMEGPILIHVKTQKGKGYSFAEKNQEKFHGISPFDVQTGDVRAGSPSYSKVFGEKICQMGEGDEDIYAISAAMVKGTGLMDFFERFPERSHDVGIAEGHAVTFAGGLAISGKKPYVAIYSTFLQRAYSQLIHDISLQNLPVRFIVDRAGIVGEDGKTHQGVYDISYFLSIEGFTVIAPTTCKELEETLEISRTYKDGPMAIRIPRSTCYDIEGDTVLQFGKWKEMEKGEKNLYIATGSMLKEFMAVKDELSEKGIGGTIVSAAFINPMDEDYLVDNVKNYDNIFVLEEAYNKNSFGTSILEFLNDRGLYKKVYKISLESAKIPHGRRDELLFDNGLRGTKLVDRIEGCINANK, from the coding sequence ATGAATATAAAAAATATGAACGTAAATGAGATAGAAAAACTGGCTCAAGATATAAGAGAGCAGCTTATAGATGTGGTAAGTAAAAACGGGGGACACTTGGCTCCAAATTTGGGAGTAGTGGAATTAACCCTTGCACTTCATAAAGTTTTTGACTCTCCTAATGATAAGATACTTTTTGATGTAGGACATCAGTCTTATGTTCATAAGATTGTAACAGGAAGAGATGAAAAATTTTATACTCTCAGAAAAAAAGGAGGGATAAGTCCTTTTTTAAGTCCTGAAGAGAGTGAGCATGATGCCTTTATATCAGGTCACGCAGGGTCGGGGCTATCTGCTGCTAGCGGAATAGCAGCTGCAAATCCAAATTCTAAGGTCATCGCCGTGATAGGAGATGCATCTATAGCAAACGGAACATCCTTAGAAGCCCTAAATGATATAGGCGGAAGATTTAAAAATATTATAATTCTTCTGAATGATAATGAGATGTCCATAGGAGAAAATGTAGGATCACTTTCAAGGTTTTTTTCGAAGCTCCTGGTGAGTAAAACCTATATGAACATAAAAGATGAAATGAGAACTCTCATAAGAAAAGTAAAAATTGGAAACAGAGTGGGAGGTGTTCTTAAAAGAGCAGAACACTCTGTAAAACAGTTTTTTGCTCCTATGAGCATATGTGAGGACCTTGGGTTTAAATTCTTAGGAGTAATTGATGGTCATAACTCAGAAGAACTTATCGAAACTTTTGAAAAGGCCAAAGTTATGGAAGGGCCTATATTAATACATGTAAAAACGCAAAAAGGCAAGGGATATTCATTTGCCGAGAAAAACCAGGAAAAGTTTCATGGGATATCTCCTTTTGATGTCCAAACTGGGGATGTGAGAGCGGGATCACCCTCCTATTCTAAGGTGTTTGGTGAAAAGATTTGCCAAATGGGAGAGGGAGATGAGGATATTTACGCAATATCGGCCGCTATGGTAAAAGGTACCGGACTCATGGATTTTTTTGAAAGATTCCCAGAAAGAAGTCACGATGTAGGAATAGCTGAAGGGCATGCCGTTACTTTTGCAGGCGGGCTTGCTATTTCTGGGAAAAAGCCATATGTTGCAATATACTCTACATTTCTTCAAAGAGCCTACAGCCAACTTATACACGATATTTCGCTGCAGAACCTACCTGTAAGATTTATAGTTGACAGAGCCGGAATAGTAGGAGAAGATGGAAAAACTCATCAAGGGGTTTATGATATAAGTTATTTTTTGAGCATAGAGGGATTTACGGTAATAGCCCCAACTACATGCAAAGAACTAGAAGAGACTCTAGAGATATCTAGAACCTATAAAGATGGTCCTATGGCCATAAGAATACCGAGGTCTACCTGCTATGATATAGAAGGAGACACAGTTCTTCAATTTGGTAAGTGGAAAGAGATGGAGAAAGGTGAAAAAAACCTTTATATAGCCACAGGAAGTATGCTAAAGGAGTTCATGGCAGTCAAAGATGAACTTTCTGAGAAAGGTATAGGGGGAACCATTGTGAGTGCTGCGTTCATAAACCCTATGGATGAAGATTATTTGGTTGATAATGTAAAAAATTATGATAATATTTTTGTTTTGGAAGAGGCCTATAACAAAAATTCCTTTGGAACTTCTATTTTAGAATTTTTAAATGACAGGGGATTATATAAGAAAGTTTATAAAATCTCACTTGAAAGTGCTAAAATACCTCATGGAAGAAGGGATGAGCTTCTCTTTGACAATGGTCTTAGAGGAACTAAATTAGTTGATAGGATAGAAGGGTGTATAAATGCAAATAAATAA
- a CDS encoding HD domain-containing protein, with the protein MQINNKKAQLYIDSLLQHPLVRQLELVEDQGVKVSTHTYDVLKISEDEMKREFIGLDEYSKTIDVFAIIVGIIIHDISKGSIRINGEKLSHSQMMIKRPDYITRETEKIMEDIEEETNLKLQDEIKKNVVHIVISHHGKWGKIKPSTKEANIVHKADVYSAKYHRINPIGADEILKYMSEGLQTDEICKKLDCTSGILKDRLKRAKIELGLKSTKQLINYYSKNKRIPIGDDFFTKRIRETSRLINSVEKIGFGNLIKNSILIKYLDDDKIFE; encoded by the coding sequence ATGCAAATAAATAATAAAAAGGCACAATTGTATATAGATTCTCTCCTTCAACATCCTCTTGTACGTCAACTGGAGCTTGTAGAGGATCAAGGGGTAAAAGTCTCTACACACACCTATGATGTACTTAAAATATCTGAGGATGAGATGAAAAGAGAATTTATAGGCCTTGATGAATATTCAAAAACAATCGATGTTTTTGCAATCATCGTAGGGATAATAATACATGATATCAGTAAAGGTAGTATAAGGATCAATGGAGAGAAGTTATCCCATTCTCAAATGATGATAAAAAGGCCGGACTATATAACCAGAGAAACTGAAAAAATCATGGAGGATATAGAGGAGGAAACAAATCTGAAACTCCAGGATGAGATTAAAAAAAATGTGGTCCATATAGTAATATCCCACCACGGAAAATGGGGGAAAATAAAACCTAGCACCAAAGAGGCCAATATAGTTCACAAGGCAGACGTCTATTCTGCTAAATACCATAGAATAAATCCCATCGGTGCCGATGAGATATTGAAGTATATGTCCGAAGGATTACAAACAGATGAAATTTGTAAAAAACTAGACTGTACAAGTGGTATATTGAAAGACAGGCTTAAAAGAGCAAAGATAGAACTGGGTCTAAAGAGCACAAAACAGCTCATAAATTATTACAGTAAAAATAAAAGAATTCCCATTGGTGATGATTTTTTTACGAAGAGAATAAGAGAAACCTCAAGACTCATTAATTCAGTTGAAAAAATAGGATTTGGAAATCTTATTAAAAACTCCATCCTTATAAAATATTTGGATGACGATAAGATTTTTGAATAA